In Salvelinus namaycush isolate Seneca chromosome 20, SaNama_1.0, whole genome shotgun sequence, the following proteins share a genomic window:
- the LOC120065698 gene encoding DNA-binding protein inhibitor ID-1-like, with protein sequence MKVVGPTCALKSKVGGEDMVRCLADQSLSISKCKIPLLDEQMTVFLQDMNSCYSKLKELVPTLPTNKKASKVEILQHVIDYIWDLQVELDEPEKSRQQSSVPRTPLTTLNAELASITVENGCSDDRIMCR encoded by the exons ATGAAGGTTGTCGGACCTACCTGCGCACTGAAGAGTAAGGTTGGCGGCGAGGACATGGTGCGGTGCCTCGCGGACCAGAGCCTGTCCATCTCCAAATGCAAGATCCCGCTGCTGGACGAGCAGATGACCGTCTTTCTGCAAGACATGAACAGCTGCTACAGCAAGCTGAAGGAGCTTGTACCTACTCTGCCTACCAACAAGAAGGCCAGCAAGGTGGAGATCCTCCAGCACGTCATTGACTACATCTGGGACCTGCAGGTCGAGCTGGATGAGCCGGAGAAAAGTCGTCAGCAGAGCAGCGTGCCCCGCACACCTCTGACCACCCTGAATGCAGAGCTGGCAAGCATCACTGTCGAG aatggaTGCTCGGATGACAGAATCATGTGCCGCTAG